Below is a genomic region from Ictalurus furcatus strain D&B chromosome 27, Billie_1.0, whole genome shotgun sequence.
TTTAAGTatgtatattaaattaaatggttCAGTAAAGATGCAAAGACATACATTAAAAAGTGCTAGAGTGAAGTTGtgttaaatgttgttgttgttgttttgtcagTTTTTCAATCTGAcaatttgtcaaaaaaaaaaaaaaaaaaaaaagatttggttTGGAATCTGTCTGTTTTCTATAagtttaatatattttgtgttCTCTTACTAATTGCACCAAATTATTTTCCTGGAGCTATTTGATTGTATTTTGGGCATGGgcgtgtggggggggggggggggattttatTTCAATAACACCTGTAACCTGTATGCATCATGCCAACAAAGTCATActaagcattttatttttagggTGTTTAGTAGTCATTTAAAGGCACTTTATATGATACTAGATGGGGTGGGAGTGGTTATAAAGTCATAACTGTATGGCAATTAAGATAAGATATATTGACACAAGTGCCAACGCTGACCATTTTGATGCACATTTGCTAACACGCCATTAACATTTTACTTTATGACAGTCAAATGTACCTACAAAATACTGCTTTCCAGCCAAGAGTACTACTTACATAACATCAACAAATTGGTTTCAGTTCAACCATATAAGGACAGATAAAAGAAGACATACTGTCTTTCATATATTCTGTAGTACAGTATACTGTCTGATTCAGTTGGATTTGTATATTTGCTGaatatgtgatttaaaaaaaaaaaaaagaaatgtatctGTATTTCAACATAGCAGACTTGATGGATAAAATGGACAATGGTGGCATCACAGATAAAACAGATTCCAAAAACAAGCTGAACATGGAAATGAAAGCTACTGTTCTACAAAAAGATGTGAGTATGTTGTTGGGTAGGTCTACAGCAGTGAGAGCTAGAATGTGACCTTACACAGTggaatgttaaatattttctcATAGCTGTTACTAATTTGCCACACATTTACCTCCTCCTGTTGACTTTAGAATGTTCATTATGCTGATAACAGCACTTCACAAAGATGTCACAGTGACATTTAAAGTCTGTGCTGCAGCATTCATAAACATGTAGAAACTTCtatattttgaatataaaaaACACCTGCTATACTTATATACTCTGAAGGATCTGTGTGTAGTTTATTACATTATCTTCCCTAGTATTTTAAgatctattttatttaatttacttctTTTGTACCTGTAACTTTAACTGCATTTAGGTGGGTCTAGTAAGTGGGATCTGCTTGATTGTGGGGACAATGATTGGCTCAGGAATCTTCATCTCCCCCAAGGCTGTGCTGGAGGAAACAGGAGCAGTGGGACCATGCCTGTGTTTGTGGGCAGCATGTGGTGTGCTAGCTACTCTTGGTTAGTAAATAGACATGGACACAATCTACTCGTCTTAAAGTTCTTAGCTTTCCTTAAATGCTCTTCGTTGTCTTATTTCCTAAAACCTTTTTCCTCTCTTGCCCCCTACCTTCATTTTTAACATGAGAAAGGTTGTTCGGCTCTGGAGGGGTAACCCAGTGGCAGCTCTGGGGTCTGAACTAAAAGCATTCCAGTCACTATGTCAGAGGTTTCACAGTCATTCTGCTTAATGCATTTATTCTGTTCATGCACGAGAGGATTTTGCTAACACCAGCCATGAagaggccccccccccccataatatttttattgtgaGAAGGTTTAAAAGTAATAACTTtgtctttagtttttttttttttttttttactaaagaCGATTAAACTAATAGGTAAACAAGTTACTTAATATTAATTGCATACCAataatataaatcaataaattaatttatttttaccttcAAGGTGAGAGTTCCAGTTCCAGTGAGGTTAAAAGAACAGTAGAAATCAATCGTTATAGGGATGTAACcgaacacaaatacattattcagattgCACAGATAATGTGATCAATACAGAGAACTATTGTGGTTGTAACAAATGGTCAGACAGTGATGTTGGACTTACTGGTCCATGCTTGAGCTAATACTGTACAAGAGAAAGAAGCCTAAGTTCAAGGTAAAAATGGCATGTAACTGAGACATGCCTCTGCGTGAactccactctgtgtgtgttactccTGTGCAACTGTCTGAATATCACTGTAGGTACATCTGAGGCCTTAATACCCGTGTGCACTTTCAGTATTGCTGTATAACTTTGCTTTGCTTAACTCATCTTCTGTTTTACAAAACACTAGCTAGTTTGACACACATTAATTCAACTTCAATTAAGTGCCTGATAAGCTGTAGAGGTGGTGAGAGCTGGTGCAGCTTATAGAGGTAGTGCAGGATTATAGAGTAGAGAACATCAGCTATGTTCAGTTACCCAGAAGCATTCAGGCACTTCACACAAATCGCCAAAGTGCAAAACCCTACTGTAGCCATGAGAAAaatcttcttttatttaatacattaatgACTTACCATCGTGTACACTTTGAACTCAATATGCACTCTGAATGGTATACAGtggatgtatgtgtgtctgtgcttatgtgcatgtgtgtacagGGGCTCTTTGCTATGCAGAGCTTGGCACCATGATAGTAAAGTCAGGTGGTGAGTACCCATACCTGATGGAGGGTTTTGGACCCATTCCTGCCTACCTTTACTCCTGGACAACCATCTTAATACTGAAGCCTTCATCATTGGCCATCCTTGCCCTCAGCTGTGGAGAATATGCCTCTACACCTTTTTACCCAGGGTGCACCCCGCCTGTGATTGTCAGCAAATGCCTGGCTGCTGTTGCCATCTGTATGTGAGAATGCAGAGTGCTACTTTATCCACTGCTAAAATGacataaatactactactactactattaataataataataataataataataataataataacaaaatgcaaagaataatatacacatataattaggctgttatatttattataatatcctatattttatttgaacttgttataataatgtaaaaattgtaaattatttacaaccaagtaaaaaaaaaaaaaaaacattaatttaaaacacTGCCCTGAAATGATGGACCACATGGTTAACAAAATCTACAGCTTGTATTAACACTTGTAACACTTGTATCTATCCGTGTTCCACTGCTTTCTTGTTGAGTAATtaatgttgtttcttttttctttttggatcATATTTAATGAGAATAATATTATTCTAAACAAAACAGTGGATCCACATATTTATGCTCGTGTGacctcccccccctctctctttcaattTAACAGTGTTGCTTACAGTTGTGAACTGCTTAAGTGTGAAGCTGTCTAACTTTGTGCAGAATTTCTTCACTACAGCGAAACTCCTCATCATTGTCATTATAGTGGTTGCAGGCATCGTTATGATGGCCAAAGGTTTGCACTGTGCTACAAATCACACAAATGAACTAATCAAGAAACACTAGGCATAATATtgcaacaaatttatttattacttcttGTTTTTTGTATCTTAAATTAATGGGTCGTTTGAAGTAGATTAAACTTTTGCTGATATAAGTATCTGTCAATGTCTTCTCTTTCATGTTCTTGTTTTCAGGAAACacacagaatctgcaaaatgcaTTTGAAGGAGGAACAACTTCATTTGGGGCAATCGGACTTGCATTTTACAACGGTCTTTGGGCGTATGATGGATGGTGAGTCAATTTATTACTTTCCAGCAACCATCATGCACCTATCACCACCATACACACCAAATAACAGCCAtcaatacactatatatatatatatatatatatatatatatatatatatatatatatatatatatatatatatatattccacaaATACAGTCCATATTTGTGTCTATTTCAAACATCTATTTGAGTTTATTTCTATAGAGCTgttaatatttcatttgatttcaaGTCAAATTAAATAGGCACACGAACACATCTCACATTCAAAATTCAAGATCACAAGCGTTTAGGAACATTGTGTCacattttgaatttaaaaaaaaacatgacatcataacaattttaaagcaaatgttttgaactgattattcagatatattttatttttaatttgcataAGAATTTctacaattaaaaatgaaataatgaactatagaataataaatagaaactGGTAATGGACTTATATGTTATAGTCTAACTACTGGGCTTGTAGCAGATTCAATTCTTTACCTTCTTCCTTCTACAGGAATCAACTGAACTTCATTACAGAAGAGCTGAAAGACCCATATAGGTGAAGATCATGTCAGTGCTTTGTTCTGCACTACACAgatttaaatgcaaatatgtACAACTCATTTTTAATGCAAACATCTGCTATTTGTAGTCATTTTGGTGAGCTAGAGGATGTTGTAGTGCATTCATCTTAATTAGGTGAAACAGTGCACACTGGTGTCTTATCCATAAATTGCAaacatattgtttttttcttattacaactgtttgtttgttttttcttttcattttagcaTTTAGTAAAGTTGTAGGCTGATCATTCTGCACCGTCtgtgggatttttaaaaataaaattatctcctttgtttttgtttgtttgttataatGATAAAATTCCTCTGCCATCTTGATAGGAACCTTCCCTTGGCCATCGTTATCGGGATTCCTTTAGTGTCAGTGTGCTATGTGATGGTCAATATTGCATACTTCAGTGTCATGACACCTACAGAACTACTtcagtcttctgctgttgctgTGGTGAGTATCGTTATTATAGAGATACACAGTTTACAAAGCAGTCTGATTTCAGCAGGAACATAATTACTGAAGAAGCTGGAAAAAGTGCAGTTTAGTACTAAACGTTTCTAGAAAAACAGTTAGACAGAAGTCAGTCATCAGCTTCTAGCCTTCCTGTTTATCAGGAATCTGTGTATAATCCTCCTGAATGTCACTTAAgccaaatattttttaaaagcattgtGTGCTACACAGACTTTTGGGGACAGAGTGCTGTACCCACTGTCATGGGTGGTGCCGTTGTTTGTGGTCTTCTCCACTTTCGGAGCTGCTAATGGAAGCTGCTTTACAGCTGGAAGGTAAATTTGATTATGCATCTATAATTTCtgttaaaattaaaagtaatttGGACTTAAAGTCTGATaggctgccattttggccatGAGTGTGTCAGATTCCTGTGCCATTTgtacatttgaatatttatatacCCTATTACTATGAGGCCGTCAAAAccattatttgaattatttgaaattatttgaataattattctACTTTAggggtacggtggcttagtggttagtacgtttacCTCACACCTGCTGGATCGTGCacagaatttgcatgttctccccatgctttgggggtttccaggtactctggtttcctccccaattagttacattacagcagtaggcagacacctttatccagagcgacttacaattatctaatTTTTATACAaccgagcagttgagggttaaaggccttgctctaGGGCTcaacagtgacagcttagcagtgctgggatttgaactcacaaccctccgatcagaagtccaacggcTTAACCAGTGAGCAGTTAACTGCTTAACCATTTCCCTAGTTGTCAGCTCTGCCCTTGCTTTAACTGAGTGGCCAAAATGTATGGCCTCAGGTCTGATGATGCAACCACAAAATCGATCATTGACTTTTGCAAGGTGGTTGGGCACCAACTACAATTATGAGCAATCGTATTTTCAAATAAAGCGTTTGTTACTGACTAATCCGTGACTTGCATGGAAGTCACTTGCAtacattttactgctgtttCTCCCAGTCATGCCCATCCAAATATCTCCATCACTCCCAACATGAGcatctgtataaaaaaaagtctttagcTTTAAGAGCCCTCTTAAATGGGTGAGTATTTAGGAGTGCCTCAGATGTGTCTCAAACTCTTAAAAGTCATGAAAATTGGCAGCACTGAGAAAGAAAAGTGTGCCTGTGATCTTCCATGCTCAGTTCTGCAATTGATTAATACTACAGAGCTCATAAAGACATTTCTGCTAATCACAaagttatacttttttttttacatcacaaaactTAACTACTAATTAAATATTTCCATCTGTAACTGATTGGAGCATAGCCATTTCAGACATGCTACATGTGTTTATCTGGCTGGCTCTGTTCTCTGTTCATTTGCTCTCAAaggttaaatataaatatgatgcACATTTCAGTTACACAGTGCTTCTGTTCTTATCCGATTACCCTGCGTTTACATACACATTAACCACATAACATACAGTAGGCTATCAGTACGTTAATGTTTTACAGTTTCTGGGCCATCATAGCAAATTGATAttttctagtgtgtgtgtgtgtatgttctggTAAGGCTGACATATGTGGCTGGACGTGAAGGACACATGGTGAAGATTCTTTCCTATATCAGTCTGAAATATTATACCCCTGCACCAGCACTCATCTTTAATGTAAGTCACTGATGTAAGGGATGAATTTTATGTTGCCAATTGAATAAATTTTTGGTCTATATACATTTTGTCTAAATTCATTTGCTTCTGCAAAGCTTTATCAGAAGATACATGCATATCCTTCTGAATGTAGGCATTTATACATAATAtctatggcatttggcagaaacCCTTATCCAGCGCAAATTACATTTATCAATTTGTacaattgagcagttgagggtcaaGGGCCCAGAAGTGCCCTTGGCAGCTTggctcacaaccttccaatcagtagttcAACATCTTCACCACTGAGCTAGCACTGCCACAAGccatatattataaatataattgtgcgtgtttttgtgtgtgtcactcTTATATCCAAATCTAGGCACTTTTGAGTGTCTGCTATGTAATTCCAGCAGATATCAACTCTCTCATTAACTACTTCAGCTTTGCTCAATGGGCTTTCTATGGGCTTACTGCCTTGTCTCTCATCGTCATGCGCTTCACAAAAAAAGAGTTGCACAGACCTGTGAAGGTAAGAgtgatttttaatatatattttaattcctAGACATAAGCTTTCCCCCCAGTGACAGTTTATTGCTTTGTTTAATGCAGGTTCTAAAATGCcaataatgtttatttactgtCAGTTCCTACATGAGACAACTGGTACAAGCAGAAAGCGGTAAAGCTAAACAACTGAAAGATCTGTGTGTGAATACTGTGTATCATCTATATTACCTTCTCTGTTTTGTGATACACAGCCCTATgaagtttaaaatatatacatttaaaaaaaaattataatcttTAATTCACTGTTAGTTGTGGTCTTTTGTTTTGATATTTGacatgtacataaatacatttcatgGCTTTTTCATAAGTAgatgttacacagtgttaaTTTTGACATTTAATGACAAATcgattttatttcctttttctaACTTACTTTAGGAATGCACAGTTTATAGtaattataataagaaataatgtTAGTTAAAAATGGTCACATTCGCAGCATAATGATCCATAAGCAAGCTAAAGTGATAACAAAACTGCCTCATCAAAAGTGTCTCATAAACTCAATAGTTCCAGATGTTTGTCCCTCACAGGTGCCCATAGTTATACCTGCTGTGGTGGTGGTTGTATCCTGTTACCTGGTTTTGGCTCCAATCATTGAAAAACCTGAGCTTGAGTACCTGTACTGCACAGTGTTCATCGTGGGTGGACTGATTACTTACTTTCCCTTTGTGTACTACAACTTCAGCTGGACCCGCAGAATCATGAGTGAGTAGAAGTAACACCATTTATATAACACCAAGGATTTTCTTCTTTAAAGGTTAAGATTAGTCAAGATTAGTCAAACTAGATCAGGATTAGGTCTCTAACCATAAAATGGCCCTGCCCATGTTCACAAAGCTGTGTCCCCAGGATCTACACTACAGTGGCCTGTAGAGTAGACATCAACTAGCGTTAGATTTAGCAAGgattagcattagcataacATCACTTTTGAGCtaggctgtttatttattaagggtGTTTAATTACTTCCTTATTTAGGTATAGATGATAAAAGTACCTCATATTTGTTGCACAAAAATATACCTCACGAGATAAATACCTCAGAAGATAAATATCTAGTTAGCATTTTGCTTGATAGGagacacaaatatataaaaatgctgGAGCAGGTGGcaataattgattttattttagcttGAGCTAAAAGAACAATTTTACAAATTCATAACAACAGTGAACAGGGAGGCTATAGGCTAGTTTAGATACAGGATGGCCGTACTTGGCTTTCAAAAACCTAGCACTTAGATAAGCATATTCCCTCATCAGCCATTGATTTATTGCATCCGGAGATTAATAACCATTACATTTCACTTACCATCTAAGTAACATAGGTACTGTTTACAGTGCAGAGCATTGGGGTCTCCAGTGTGTGGGCTGGCTGATGTTAGCATTTTAAGCATTTAGCTTAaacccactctaccattcaACTGCTTGAAAGTTATTACactataaacatgtgaaattcAGGGTCATACTGATTTATGAGGATGGTTAAGAGTCCCTTTGCCGCCCTGATTTTGTTTGTAATGGATTTTCACCGGATTTTCAGTAAGACCTAATGCTGTTAGCATGGTTTACACAGCATCATTTGCATAACTACATGGATCATTTCAAGGTGGATCATCCAAAGCGTTGCCTTTCCTGGCTCTCCAAATGATAAAATTGTATTTACTTGATTCATTATGTAAAGCAGGCCATTTAAACTGTtc
It encodes:
- the slc7a9 gene encoding b(0,+)-type amino acid transporter 1 isoform X3, with product MYLYFNIADLMDKMDNGGITDKTDSKNKLNMEMKATVLQKDVGLVSGICLIVGTMIGSGIFISPKAVLEETGAVGPCLCLWAACGVLATLGALCYAELGTMIVKSGGEYPYLMEGFGPIPAYLYSWTTILILKPSSLAILALSCGEYASTPFYPGCTPPVIVSKCLAAVAISKLLIIVIIVVAGIVMMAKGNTQNLQNAFEGGTTSFGAIGLAFYNGLWAYDGWNQLNFITEELKDPYRNLPLAIVIGIPLVSVCYVMVNIAYFSVMTPTELLQSSAVAVTFGDRVLYPLSWVVPLFVVFSTFGAANGSCFTAGRLTYVAGREGHMVKILSYISLKYYTPAPALIFNALLSVCYVIPADINSLINYFSFAQWAFYGLTALSLIVMRFTKKELHRPVKVPIVIPAVVVVVSCYLVLAPIIEKPELEYLYCTVFIVGGLITYFPFVYYNFSWTRRIMTPLTMHLQLLMEVVPPEKTE
- the slc7a9 gene encoding b(0,+)-type amino acid transporter 1 isoform X4, giving the protein MYLYFNIADLMDKMDNGGITDKTDSKNKLNMEMKATVLQKDVGLVSGICLIVGTMIGSGIFISPKAVLEETGAVGPCLCLWAACGVLATLAKLLIIVIIVVAGIVMMAKGNTQNLQNAFEGGTTSFGAIGLAFYNGLWAYDGWNQLNFITEELKDPYRNLPLAIVIGIPLVSVCYVMVNIAYFSVMTPTELLQSSAVAVTFGDRVLYPLSWVVPLFVVFSTFGAANGSCFTAGRLTYVAGREGHMVKILSYISLKYYTPAPALIFNALLSVCYVIPADINSLINYFSFAQWAFYGLTALSLIVMRFTKKELHRPVKVPIVIPAVVVVVSCYLVLAPIIEKPELEYLYCTVFIVGGLITYFPFVYYNFSWTRRIMTPLTMHLQLLMEVVPPEKTE
- the slc7a9 gene encoding b(0,+)-type amino acid transporter 1 isoform X1, with product MYLYFNIADLMDKMDNGGITDKTDSKNKLNMEMKATVLQKDVGLVSGICLIVGTMIGSGIFISPKAVLEETGAVGPCLCLWAACGVLATLGALCYAELGTMIVKSGGEYPYLMEGFGPIPAYLYSWTTILILKPSSLAILALSCGEYASTPFYPGCTPPVIVSKCLAAVAILLLTVVNCLSVKLSNFVQNFFTTAKLLIIVIIVVAGIVMMAKGNTQNLQNAFEGGTTSFGAIGLAFYNGLWAYDGWNQLNFITEELKDPYRNLPLAIVIGIPLVSVCYVMVNIAYFSVMTPTELLQSSAVAVTFGDRVLYPLSWVVPLFVVFSTFGAANGSCFTAGRLTYVAGREGHMVKILSYISLKYYTPAPALIFNALLSVCYVIPADINSLINYFSFAQWAFYGLTALSLIVMRFTKKELHRPVKVPIVIPAVVVVVSCYLVLAPIIEKPELEYLYCTVFIVGGLITYFPFVYYNFSWTRRIMTPLTMHLQLLMEVVPPEKTE
- the slc7a9 gene encoding b(0,+)-type amino acid transporter 1 isoform X2, whose amino-acid sequence is MDKMDNGGITDKTDSKNKLNMEMKATVLQKDVGLVSGICLIVGTMIGSGIFISPKAVLEETGAVGPCLCLWAACGVLATLGALCYAELGTMIVKSGGEYPYLMEGFGPIPAYLYSWTTILILKPSSLAILALSCGEYASTPFYPGCTPPVIVSKCLAAVAILLLTVVNCLSVKLSNFVQNFFTTAKLLIIVIIVVAGIVMMAKGNTQNLQNAFEGGTTSFGAIGLAFYNGLWAYDGWNQLNFITEELKDPYRNLPLAIVIGIPLVSVCYVMVNIAYFSVMTPTELLQSSAVAVTFGDRVLYPLSWVVPLFVVFSTFGAANGSCFTAGRLTYVAGREGHMVKILSYISLKYYTPAPALIFNALLSVCYVIPADINSLINYFSFAQWAFYGLTALSLIVMRFTKKELHRPVKVPIVIPAVVVVVSCYLVLAPIIEKPELEYLYCTVFIVGGLITYFPFVYYNFSWTRRIMTPLTMHLQLLMEVVPPEKTE